The Fusarium poae strain DAOMC 252244 chromosome 2, whole genome shotgun sequence nucleotide sequence CATGTCCGAGTTTGGAGAGTCTCTGGATTGTGTCATTATCGGTGGCTACTACGGcacaggaaaacggggtggcGCTCTATCAAGTTTCATGTGTGGGCTACGTGTCACGCAGAACCATATACAAGCTGGCGCGAATCCTGAAAAGTGCTTCAGTTTCTTCAAAGTCGGTGGCGGCTTTCGCGCAGAGGACTATGCGGAGATCCGACATCGAACAGAGGGCAAATGGATCGAATGGGATCAACGAAACCCACCGTCAGAGTATATCGAGCTGGGAGGAGGAGAGGCCAGGCAATTTGAGCGTCCAGATGtttggattcgacctaaagATTCCGTTGTGGTTTCGGTCAAAGCCGCCAGTGTTGGACCTTCGGAACAATTCGCTCAGGGGTTCACTCTACGATTCCCCCGGTTCAGACGTCTTCGATTGGACCGAACTTGGAATACTGCTCTCTCCCTTGAGGAATTCCAAGAGTTGAAACAGCGTGTCGACGAAGAATCGAAGGAGAAGGCGATGACGGTTGAGGACAGGAAGCGACGCAACCCCAAACGAGTCAAGAGAGAACTCACCATTGCTGGAGAGGACACAACAGTTGCCGAGTTCATGGGAGAGACGTCAAAACTTTTTGAAGGCCTGGAATTTTGTGTTCTTTCTGAAGCACTCAAACCATACAAAAAGAGCAAAACTCAGCTTGAgaccatcatcaaggagaatgGCGGCGTCATCTCTCAACGAGCGGCACCTGGTACGAATATGGTTCTTATCGGCGACAAAAAGGTTGTGAAGGTGGCAAGTCTTATAAAAGGAGGAGATGTAGACATCGTCCGCCCTAGATGGCTTAGAGATTGCCTCGAGCAGGACTTGGGCGCGTTTCTTTTGCCATTCGAGGATGCGCATTTATTCCACGCAACCGATGCGTTGAGAATGGCGGCTAGCCAAAACACAGATCAATTCGGCGACAGTTATGCACGCGATCTCTCAATCGAAGAGCTTAAACAAGTCATGGACGATATGCCCAAAATAGAAGACGGCATAGCATTCGACAAAGATGAATTCCTGCAGCAGCTCGAGGAACGTGGCAAAGACCTAGGGTCCTTGAGGAGCTTTACCTTTCGACGTTGTGTGGTGCTACTACATGCCGTGGAAGCTGGCGATAAAAGGATCTCGAGACTGAGGAATCTCGTCAGGTTTGGCGGAGGAAGTGTCACGGATGACGCAAACGACTTATCCGTGACTCATATGGTGATACAAGGTGACGACCCAATGCAATTGGGTGAGGCAGCTGATATGATACGCAAGGAGTTGAGCTCAAGGCCTGTACAGCCAAGAGTGGTGACAGGGGCCTGGATCGATGAGTGCTGGAAAGAGAGCACACTGCTTGACGAAGAGCAATTCGTGATCCCTTAAATAGTGATGGGTATATAACAAATGTATTCTACCTAGCCTTTAAGAAGTTTTTATGCAATGGGAATCAACGCCATTTAAATAGAAGTCGTTGACGCTTCTTACTTACCAATGGTCAAGAATAGCCTGTCACCAACATCTCCAAGGCCGGGCTTCAACATACCATCGCTGGTTAACTCGTTGTCCACTTCCGCAATCCAAACTTCGCATCCCTCAGGCCACTCAGCAGCAACTCGCTGAACACCCTCATTGGCTCCAATGACAGAGAGGACAAGGATCCGTTCAGCGCCCCATTCACGGAGTGTCTGGATGGCTGCAGCGCAAGTCCCACCAGTTGCAATAACAGGGTCGACCAAGATGGCGAGACTGCTGGCTTTTGCGGCGGAAGATTGCTGAGGAAGGTTGTTGTAGTACTCGACTGGGTCGAGAGTTGAAGGCTCACGATACATGCCCAAGTGGTGAACTGGGACTGCTACAGGGAGCATGGTTTGCACGGCTGAAAAGGGTCAATTTAAAGCTCTGGTGGTCTTGGAATGAACATACCCTCAACCATGCCAAGACCTGAGCGCAGAATTGGTACTAGACACATGGTGCTTGGCTGGACGGTTGTAGACTTGAATTGGAAGCCCAAAGGTGTCTCATCCTTGTAACTGTTAACAGAGCTCGGTGTGTATCGACTCATCATATTTCATACCTGAGACCCTTCTGTAGCTTGCAGAGATGAAGCGAAGGCTTCGCAAGAGACAATCAGAGAAACCTCATGAATCAAAGACTTGACCTCTCTAGGGTTGATGGACTTTGAGCGAAGCTGGCTcagcttggccttgagacAGGGGTGCTGAGAGACATGGACGTTGGACGGTAGAGAAGACATTGTATGTATCTTGACTTATTTGTTCACAATGACAAGTGTAAGAAGTCTACGAGGAAACGATTAAGCACCGGAATAGATAGATGCTGGGACGAAGCCaaggagaggaagaaggagaagaaggacagaATGTAATGGGAGAGAAAGGAGAAAGGAGGGGGTTTTGTATCTGAGAAGAGTGCCTGGGTTTAGAGAGAGACACGTCAAGCAAACAGCACGGTGCAATACAATACCTCTTTATCAGCATATCTTGTACTACCGTACATGGACTATAGtacagtacctacctaggtagatagAACCTGGGCTTACCTTGAAGTGATGGATCCAATCGACGGTCTAAGCGGGAGAGATCACAAGGACGGCGGGGTAGAGCTTAGCTGGTAGTGCCTACAGAGGAGAGACAGCGGGCGGATGCGCGGAGGAGGGCGGGGTGCGATAAGATAAGCGGTGAGCTCCGTTTCGTTTGGCTTTCGTTTGTTAGGTAGGTATCGTTACAGGGCTGTTATCGAAACGCGGTGAGACTCAACAAATAATTATATGGTCCAGTACCTTTAGAATCCCTCGAGTCGACAATGACCCTTGTTTAGGCATCAATTGAATACAATTGGACCAGACAGAAACCGTCATATTGTGTCCTCCCCATCCGTATCACTTGACAAACACTTGTGGCTTGTTATCTCCTTCTTATAGACCCTTGCTTTCTCCTCCACTACCTATTAACCTCAATAGAAACGCCTCCACTTGATTACTATGTAAATACAAAGACACGCCCATTCATCTCTAGTGGCAGACCCTTCGAGACGTTACTTTCCTCATAATATGCCGTCATATCCGCTAGATCTAGCCACAAACCATAACTTTGACAGTCAGCCATTAGTAGTTAATATCAACGAACATTCCAACCTCCTCTTCAACACCATGACTCTTGACCACCACCACTCATGCTATCATAGCGCGCATAGATCCTTGACTTGAAGTGCTTACCTGAATCCAAACGACATGACAAGCAACTTCTCCGAGCAGAAACGACTTTCAAGTGCTGGGGTTTATAATACACCAGAAGAGCATGGTAGCACTGGCGAGAACACAGAGCCGCACCTTAATGACACTGTTGCGGATCACTCGACTCGATCGACATTGCAGGCAAAGCGATGCGACTCAGGCGCCTACGATGCCCCGCAAGACTATAGCGACTTGAACGAGACCGCCTCAGTTCCAGCGCTTGATGCGCTGTCGCCGAGGTCGGCACAGGGTCAGTCAACAAGGCGAAGCAACGTAACCCGCCACGGAGATACAACCGAAGGACCAGAGCCTCCAACACGAGGGACGGAGAAGAACACATCGAAGCTCCTCACCGGGCTGTACACGCACTCGTACCTTGTGCTTTTCGCAATTTTCGGAACATTAGCGCGCTTGGGTTTGACAGCGTTGACGCGTTATAGCGGTACTCCTGTGATTTTCAACACAATATGGGCAAACTTTACTGGAAGTCTGGTCATGGGGTTTCTTGCAGAGGACCGAAAGCTTTTTCGCAACGAGTGGGGAATCCCAAAGTATGATGATGCCATTAATCGTGCCGCAGAGAAACGCAGCGAAGGCGAGGACGGTTCTGGTTCGAGTCGGCGAAAGGAGGTAGATCTCGAGGTAGCGAAGCGAGCGCACTTGGCCACCAAAAAGACGATCCCGCTGTACATCGGACTTGCGACGGGCTTTTGCGGAAGCTTCACGACGTTCTCGAGTTTTATCAAAGATGTTTTCTTGGCGCTGTCCAACGAATTGGTGACGCCTGGAAGGCCAGGCTCACCTACAAGTCGCAGCGGGGGATATTCTTTCATGGCTATGTTGGCTGTCATCATCACAACGGTTGCGCTATCACTGTCCGGATTGATTGTGGGAGGTCACTTGGCCGTCGGCCTTGAGCGCGTAACGCCTTCGATACCATTTTCGCTGAGTCGACGCGTGCTTGATCCGTTGAGTGTACTCCTTGGCTGGGGCTGCTGGCTCGGCGCTGTCCTGCTCGCCATCTTCCCGCCTCATGAAGCCTGGAGAGGTCAAGCCGTCTTCTCACTGGTATTTGCACCCTTGGGCTGTCTCCTACGTTTTTATTTATCCCTTCACCTCAACGGAAAGATGGCGACATTCCCTGTGGGAACCTTCTCTGCCAATGTGCTGGGAACAGTGTTGCTGGGAATGGCGTGGGATCTTGCACACGTGCCCCTTGGTGGAGTTATCGGTTGCCAGGTGCTGCAGGGCATTGAAGATGGGTTTTGCGGGTGTTTGACCACCATTTCTACTTGGGTGGCTGAACTGGCCGGTCTACGAAGGCGAAGTTCTTGGATCTACGGGACGACAAGTGTCGTTGTCTCTCTGGTGACGATGATTGCTATCATGGGAGGACTGCGATGGAGTGATGGATACAGCAAACTCTCTTGCAAAACTTAGTCAAGTCAGGAGCCACTTGAATAAGTTACTTTCCCAGGCTGAAGGTATATTGTTCAAGGCGACTTCCTCATGaactctcttttcaagctCTGTAATAATCCTCCCGCTGCACTTGGCATAAGCTCTTTTCTTCCCCCGTTGCGTGAACACAGGCTCCCAAACGCTCCTCGATTGTACTGGACGCCATCAATCCTTTATTTTGCCAACAAATCAAGGACAACCAACAGAAAAATACTAACCCGAAATAAGCACACAAGGCAACGTCGAGAACGTCGAAAATGGGGTTGTTTAAACCGAGGACCAACACATCTGCTGCTGACCAGAAGACGACCATTGAGGAGACCCTGGACGATAAAATCCCCGACCCTAATACCAACGAAACCAGCGGCCAGGAAGTCAAACCCAACAGAAAGGAGAGGCGTAAGTTACGGAGCATACTGCGTAGTCGTCAACATGCCTCTTCTAAGACCAACGGTAAACGTAATGATGTTGACCTTCCCGCACACATAATTGTTCCTGCACCACCAAGCACACTGGATTGGGTCACAGACTGGGATATACTCAAAACTCCTTTGATTCCACGCCAAGGCGACGTAGATACTCAGAGTATTTGTGGCTACGGAGGGATTTAGCAGAAATAATGTTTCGCACAAGGAGGCACACAGGTTCGGAGCCTTGTCGCAGCAACATTCGGGTACCCGTACGTCAAGATATTTTCGAACGGTACTCGACGGATATTCTTAGTTTGCTCACCTCAGCCGTATCCTTGTCTTCGATCCTTTTACTTTGCGGCTTTGTCTCAAGGCGAACCAACGAGAACAGCTTAAACCCCTGCTAAGGAGATTCAGCCCTATTCGGCCTAACGCAGCTGCAGCTCAGCCCAGCGCCACTCGTTTGACTACCGCACCAACAACCAATTGTTGCCCGGAGATCTGAGTTAGACTGCCTAGGAGCTAGGACTAAGGACTGTCAGCAAAGCACGGCCAAACCCGCCCATCCGCAATGCATGTTTATGTTTGCGGCTATGCTATGTTTATGTCCTACGTTAGGTAGGCATGGCTGGCAGCTAGGAATCCTGAGGCTGGGTCATCCTTGATATTGATGGCTGCCTCTGACTGTTTCTTCCCCTCTTTCTGAGCGGTGAATTCCTCTACTTTCATGTTCTTCCTCTCATATCTTGAAAAATGatcctcatcttcttgtAGGGGAAGTGTCACAAGATCACTGTCACTACAATGTATTCAAATCAGGCTGGCGTGGATGCTCGCTACGAGCCTCAAGCAACAGACGATGCCTTGTGGGAGACCAATTCGGAGAAACTTCCCACCAACCGAAAGAAGACTTTTTATCGACCGACTGCTTTGAGATGGTACTTTATACTCGGACAGATCGTGTTCCTTCTGGGTGTCATGGGCCTTGTTATCTGGGCGTTGATAGAGATGCCCAACTCTGACGGGACTGCAAAGATTATCCACAAGCGGTTTTCCAACGACAACCCCAACTACAATCCCAACTTCCCAAGAGGAGATGCTTCAAACGACTTGCCCATGACCCCAGTGATAAAGGAAACACGACTAGCGACTACAGTCATCGTTAGCGACATCTCTACTGTAGTCACAGTGCCTGGAACCACTGGCAAATATACCGAAATGGTCACAACAACAGAGTACACCACACGCTGGGGCTATACAACGACTGTCAAAGATGGGTCAACGTTTACTAGTGTGGATGTAACTGTCATACCAACAAAGGTCATTACAGAAGTCGTGACCACCGCACCAGCAGAAATGACAGAGTCGGTTATTACAAGTGTCAGCGTTGGCTACTCTACAATATACCCCTCTGGGCCTGACGCTACCGGCCCTGACACTTTGACATATTCAGAAGCAATTACCATTACTCAGGCGTATTCATTGCCTGGAGCGGTAACCACATACACCTCAACCTTGGAAGCAGACAGAACAGAAACGATTTGGACCACAATTGTCGAAGACGGAGAAACAAAAACCATATCTCACATCATCACTGAGGAGGCACCTACTGTATATAAGAGTGTGGGAGAAACGACTGCCTCGGCAAGCACTTATGTCTCATACGGTCGAATAACGATCACATCTGTTTATACCGACACGAACCAAAAGCCCATACCGA carries:
- a CDS encoding hypothetical protein (BUSCO:51807at5125), encoding MSSLPSNVHVSQHPCLKAKLSQLRSKSINPREVKSLIHEVSLIVSCEAFASSLQATEGSQDETPLGFQFKSTTVQPSTMCLVPILRSGLGMVEAVQTMLPVAVPVHHLGMYREPSTLDPVEYYNNLPQQSSAAKASSLAILVDPVIATGGTCAAAIQTLREWGAERILVLSVIGANEGVQRVAAEWPEGCEVWIAEVDNELTSDGMLKPGLGDVGDRLFLTIGK
- a CDS encoding hypothetical protein (TransMembrane:8 (i121-140o152-171i228-249o278-304i325-343o349-369i381-400o446-467i)); this encodes MTSNFSEQKRLSSAGVYNTPEEHGSTGENTEPHLNDTVADHSTRSTLQAKRCDSGAYDAPQDYSDLNETASVPALDALSPRSAQGQSTRRSNVTRHGDTTEGPEPPTRGTEKNTSKLLTGLYTHSYLVLFAIFGTLARLGLTALTRYSGTPVIFNTIWANFTGSLVMGFLAEDRKLFRNEWGIPKYDDAINRAAEKRSEGEDGSGSSRRKEVDLEVAKRAHLATKKTIPLYIGLATGFCGSFTTFSSFIKDVFLALSNELVTPGRPGSPTSRSGGYSFMAMLAVIITTVALSLSGLIVGGHLAVGLERVTPSIPFSLSRRVLDPLSVLLGWGCWLGAVLLAIFPPHEAWRGQAVFSLVFAPLGCLLRFYLSLHLNGKMATFPVGTFSANVLGTVLLGMAWDLAHVPLGGVIGCQVLQGIEDGFCGCLTTISTWVAELAGLRRRSSWIYGTTSVVVSLVTMIAIMGGLRWSDGYSKLSCKT